In Arachis hypogaea cultivar Tifrunner chromosome 7, arahy.Tifrunner.gnm2.J5K5, whole genome shotgun sequence, the genomic window ttcattatattttttttgtgaaaacTCAAGTTCactcgacttcacgtgaagttgataattgagagtcgttagatgatttgactgatttgactaaattttcatctaacggctttcatttatcaacttcatgtgaaatcaattgcacctgagttttcaccattttttttatcgatttaattttttagaagaagtaattttatgatatagTATCAAAATTATTATACTTGAATGATGTAaagtttgatttttattattgtctaaagaaaaaaaataacacaaaaatatCTATACAAAAAATcagataaatctaaaaaaaaaaattagaacgtgctagaaatataatcattcatatattttcttttacgtatctgtttaaatttttttttgaacaagtggttttgtgaaaaaaaaaaaaaagaaacacacaCTACTGCTGAATTACCTCCaaagagaaattaaaagagataaaAGGAGTGTAAAAAAGTAGGAAAAAGATATGAAACAAAGTTCCAAAACCAAAAGTTCCCTTTCCCATAACAAGCAACCCTCAAATTAAGTCTTAGCTGAAATTTCATTCTCAAATTAAAAGCTacctttattaatatttattattattattattattattatttatttgtatttctcTTCCTTTGAtcactctcttctcttcttcaatcttctcctcttctcttcttttcttctcttctttttcatggcGAATAATGAAGATAAAGACCAATTTCACTTTGACCCTTTCTATTACAACAATCATGAACTCAACCAATCAAACTTTCCCTTGTTTAGAATGATTACTAatacttcttcttcatctcatcatcatcaagaagGGTTTATTGATAACAACACTACAAGTTTCACTGATTGTTTGTTACATGGTAATTCCATGGATTATAACACCCTCTCTAGAGCCTTTGACTTGTCTTGTTCTTCACCTGAAGTCATCTCATCATCCATTGATGAAAACAAGAATCAACTACCATCATCAAGTGTTGTTGGTGGAGACTCAACAACACTCAATTCCTCAGTTTCTTCTTCATCTAATGAAGCTGATGCTTCACTTACTGAAGAAGACTCATCATCCAAAAGTACCAAGAAACATGAGAAGCAACCAAAAGGGtgtcaacaagaagaagaagaagatgcaaaGTCTAAGAAAGagtaggttttttttttattattttaatattttttaattaatttttttattttaataattgtttcttgtagATCCGTGGAGGGTAGTAAGAAATTAAGAATAGaagaattttaattaattagtttaatgTCCTTATTAGCTTGATTCCTTCAATTGATGATGAATATAGGATCTCTGATTatattatctaattaattttaatttcttttttttttcaaaagaaagtttgaattactatacaattgtattatgtatgtatatcatgattttgtgtcttttcaactATTTATGACTTTTATCATATGAAATGCAATTGGTCAATCTTTTCTCTACTCTATAGCTATGTCATCACATTTTGTATATACATGTGTGTGATTTGTtgtatatatataagtttttGGAATTTGTCTAAAATGGTGGAGACAAACATAGATATATACTACTTATTATTAACCCTAATGATAATATTCCTTGCTTTTGAGTTTGGTTATAGTGGGCTACATATATATCATGCTGTGAAATTTGACTAATGTATGTTTTGAAACATTTTAGGAATAATAAGAATAAgccaaagaagaaagagaaaaagccaagagAGCCACGCTTTGCATTCATGACCAAAAGTGAGATTGATCACCTTGAAGATGGATATAGATGGAGAAAATATGGACAGAAAGCAGTAAAAAATAGTCCATATccaaggtttattttatttatttccaaatttatttcaatattatttctatatatatgttaaacctttcaaagaaaaattatattatgatAGTCTTGTAGTATATCACCACCACCAAGAAAGAACAAAATGATGAATGGTTATGGAAATTCTGATGCCCAAAGTCATCAACAAAGTACATTGATATTGATGACATTCAAGGtcgtattttattattattattattatttgggttAGATAATTGCTAAATTTAGGTTTTGTAAATGTTTATATCTAATAAGTACTATACTTATAATTGAGTCTCTTTTTGTCATCAATTATATATATGTCTACTAATAATTATGGTAATAATGTAGATATGTTCATAAGCTCatattacttttaaaaatatatataattggagACTCAGAAATTCAATAAGGATGTAAGTTAGATTAGTACATAGAGCAAAAGTACCATTAATACTACTACAAATCTGGAAACTAGaaaattttatgtaaaaatagtATTTAACATTTAGTATTCAGTACTTTCACAATTGTAatacataattatttttattattgtaaatttaatcatttaattttaggtgaaaactcaggtgcactcgactttacgtgaaattgataaatgagagtcgttagataatttgactgatttgactaaattttcatctaacagctctcagctatcaactttaTATGACTGTACCTAAATTTTTACCTTAATTTTAAGACAGTTATTatcctaaaaaaattaatcactaaattattagtatcttaaaatataaaatatatattaaaaataaattaaataatatatatataagaactaatttgataattaattttttatgtacaaaTAATATTGGATAATAATGTTATATTACAAAAATGCAGGAGTTATTATAGATGCACTACTCAGAAGTGCAATGTGAAGAAGAGAGTGGAGAGGTCATACCAAGACCCATCAATTGTGATCACAACATATGAAGGGCAGCACAACCACCACTGCCCGGCGACGCTGCGCGGCAGCGCCGCCACCGTGTTTGCTTCTTCACCTTCCCTTTTTGCTTCCACATCCCTAATAAGGCCAACAAGTTTCCCCCAAGATTTCCTCTCTCAATTGCTTCCAACTTACACTACTAACAATAGTAACACCCATCAAccactaataaataataataatcatcatcaaaacCCTATTTTCCAATTAAACCTTGGCCATaatcctcattatcctcctccTCCACCGCCATCACAAGAGCATCAAGAACAACATCATCTTCAATTCCCTCATGACTATGGCTTGTTGCAAGACCTACTACCTTCATTCCCAGGCAAACAAGAACCTTAATTTTGAATTGCACTTCTCAAAATGCAATCTTGTTAGTAGGGTTTAATTATCACCGCTTTGATCCATCTTGCAACCGCACTTATGAtcatgttgttattattattattattattatacattttttctgtaatttttatgTATCTTAATATATATAGCTGCAACCGTAATtatgaaatattattatatttagaaaagaaaaatcataTTATACTCTCTCCGATTTCCATTATTAATGTATGGCATTGTGGGGCTTTATTTGTAGTGAATTACACTGtgcatatatatttattaaagagTAGATATATAAGAGATATACCTATTTACACGACTCTTCctatattagttttatttttttttagaaaagtaGTTAATGATATAGTATAAGGTAAAttttaggtgaaaactcaggtgcagttgacttcacgtaaaattgataatcgagagctgttagatgatttgactgatttgactaaatttttatttaacggcTCTCGGCTATCAACTTCACTTAAAGTCGACTACAACTGAGTTTTCACttgaattttatgatgtttaTATATTGGTATCTATAATTTGGtatttaatttttgtctaatttattatagagatataaccatttacattactttcttttattaatttaaattttaaaaaaaaatggtatcatagtacttatttttttaacaaaatttaaatatttaaaaataatttatttttatatttttaaaattaaatattaatttttaactttttttaagcCAATTAGACACATCACCTTTTAAATACCAGCCATGGTAATCACTTGTAATTTGTTAtgacttaaaaatttagaattagattattataaattctaaaacaaaattagtataagataaattaaaaaaatatctacgtaaaatttataaaatttcaaAAGAAGTTTTTATTAGAGATGTACTTATTTATATACCCTCATTTTATATCAAGTTAAATTATTTGGAGAACTGGttttatgaaaataataatttcacTTTTTATTTGATTACTTTCATCGTCCCTAAAgtgatgtatgtatatatgtattaatatatattaatgtgTATGGAAGACAGGCAGCATCAGTGGGGATATCTTAGTGaattaaataattagtatttttttagaattGCTGGAGATGACATTGATCTTACTGCTTAAATATAGCTTTGGTAAATTTTGTCAAATTAAGTTATGTCTCATATTTAGAATGAATTGCGCGGTATGATTTCCGATTTCAAAATTCacattaattattgaatattatcTATATTATCAAATAATATCAAAAGTTATGTTTGtgagtttaatattatatataatattgtgTTAACTTAGATccgatttttcattttttatttatttcattatttacaaTGGAAGAAGGTTTGACAAGACAATtaggtagtatatatatatatatatatatatatatatatatatatatatatatatatatatatatttgatttggaCTTGATGATTTCTTGGATCACTAACTCACTTTAAAAGGAGGTGCAAAATTAAAGTATAAAACTACAGAAAAGGGGAGCGTTTTATTTTATGTGGCAGAAATGCAACATCAACTAGGAATATTTGCAAATTAACATctctaataatataaattattcgtttaatttatttaagtaagtaGTGTAAAgaatttaagtttattttctatatatatatcataattcATTGATCAATAAAAAATCTTTAATTAAGTGAAGTTTAAAGTTCACTACAGATCAGTCTTACcatgtgaaaaagaaaattaggaGGTGAAAATTTGCGCGCAATTGTCTTCGTCATGTGAAGTTAATATTTGAAAATCGTTGAATAATTTAAtaagtttgactaaattatcatctaatctAACGATTCTCAACTATAAACTTTAAATAAAGACAACTACGACATGTTTACCAAATTAGaaatattatatcaatttaagtgatatttaatttattggtgtatatataatatatagttaattatacatttaatttacaattttttttagaaattcaaaTTTCCGTGGGAGGGTTATTGAAGACACTTGTGTGCACATAGATGGCTATTCAAATTCAATTCGCCGGTGTTTCATCAATTTTGGTTTTTGTTTGCGTGTCTAACTGCTTTTGATTAAATTTATGGACGGATACCTaactttcaagtttcaacacTCATATGATATTGATCAATGATATTTTGATACCATAAtaatcatttctttttcttttctcccctcatgatttaaaatgaattaaaaaacgaatcaatatatatatatatatatatatatatatatatatatatatatatatatatatatatatatatatatatatagctctaGGTACTTCATAGGatttattaaagtttaatttaccCCTCATAGGTTATTATTTGATGCGACTTTTTATCTgtcaattaaataattatatatgaagccctatatcaattaaaattatagaGTTACTCTTTTAAGTAgaaataattcttttttattttattttataaaaattaattttaatatataatatatattaagaggaattaattataaaaagaatttCCAATTAATATGATATTGGAGTAATAATTTCTCAGTGTTTGACAAAAATATATAGTCACAAAGAAAAATTCTAAGTGACCAgcatttttttcttatctttaaacTAATACTACCCattttttttacactaaaaatacTGATTCTTAAATAATTCAAATGCATACATAATTGTTGGTGTTGACCAATAGACAATAGtactaattgatttggttaaaTGATTATACAGTTAATGAGGTTAATTAACTTAATGTGGTAAGCAAGTATTAATTGATTAAGTGGCGTAGTTTAGCGGGATAGGTACTTAAGTAGTTAAAGAGATTGTTAATTTAGTTTTATATTTATGAGCAATTTGTGAACTGTTTATGAGCAAATATTTaaggaattttttttatatatattgcaTTCAAATATTTGGAAAGATATATAGTGCATATGTATATATCCATGTTTTATAGTATATATATAGCtatattctatatttttttaaaagtaataaaaaaacatatttaatactaagtcctaaaatattttagttgaacactttaatttttaatatcttttaattttcaaaatttttatttcgtTAAATAAATGAGTCTTTATATCAAATTGTTCGTTTgtataaaatgattaataatacgaaaataatgtttaaatttttaaaaattattatgtttttattaaataataataaatattaatttgtgtaatttttttatcaaaatacggcgtaaaaattacttttttaataaaataaaatgttaaaattgatttaatgactaaattttttaaaaattaaaatatcaagaagaaAATGTCATGAGTTGAATACACATCAGACATATTAAAAACTAAGTTACCAAAAAAACCTTAAATTGAAATCTCTATCAAACAAGAGAAATTGAGATAGCAAAAGGGTATAACGATCACAATAAGTCACAAGACAAAAAttgtgccttttttttttttctggcagCTACAACGTTTGTAGGAAACACAAGCAAGGAAGCATTATGACTAAAAAAATTGGATTACCATAATCAACGGCACTAACAGACAGTTTATTGCCATGCAATATTCAAATCTTATTACgtcttcaaattaattttcatgaATGAATCATTGAGTGCCTCCTTTATTGGTTGCTCTGCCGCCATGCATGCTTTCAATgaatcacattttttaaaaaataaacaaatttaatgaTACTAGTTCTACTAATTACTAGTATTTCTTAAttacaaattatttaatattaaattattaataagtttatcaactaactaattgatgtTGCATAAGAACATAATAACAATTATCCTGTAACTATATCggaatttcaataaaaataagtttaaagAGCTAACTATAATATATATAAGTCAATTAagtcaattcttttttatttttgatttagtTTTTGGGAATTTTGTTAGAGAGACAATAAGAAATCTTGACAATGGGCGGCGGAGGTTGAACGTATGtgttgggccaaccgtggagagctctcgacCATCAGGGAGACTTCGGAGAgaaatcaagtgagagaacataagatgaaaaAACactacatccaactcaaaaccttaaggtgtcaagttaatggatCTCTCATTTTATAAACTCTTCactctttcttgctttctttgataTGAGACTAACTTTAACACTCATCACACTTGTAACACTAACAGTATGAAAACGTCACATTAGTATGTCTCCTATGTAACACGAATGAAGACGTCGGAGGGTGAAACGTCGCCAGTTGGTGGGAGGGATTTTTCCGACTGGCACGTTCAAGATTGCGCGAACGACACAACCTTCGTGACGGTGCTGCTCGGTCGTCCGCGATGCGCACGGCGGCGTCTCCCGAAGCTATGCGCGACGGCAGCTGTTGTGAGTGGCAGCGCGACACCGTTGAGAGAAGATGAGATTGGACAAGAAGCAATTCAGTTCAAATGGGAGAGAAGGATGCAATTTTGCGTTATTcactgttttaaatttttatttgagttgtattttaaattaaaaataaataataattaattaatttaattattatttaattttaattataaaaatatttttattgtacacattgtatccTAATTAGATTTGcctctcaatatttttttttttgggtaattaTGTTAAACGCTGACTTCTAAAGTCTCACCATAACAAATATCCTTAACTAAGCCAATGGAATCGATTTTTGGATTTCTTATATATAGTAATAATTAAAGCTTAAAATAAAACGTTGTAGAAAATACCATAAACTTGTTActtgtatatgtatatatgaagttatagaagtaaataataaaaaattcgttAAGTTgtcttgttaaaattttattttaatatgtaacTAATaagtaatatataaattaattataatttataaattataaatttaaaatttatctaatatcaatttagttttttaaacttattgttttgagttataattcaCAAATAAACTTTTTAATGAACTCATGGATTTGTCGAATTTTTAAATAGGACgagttcaaattaaaaaaaaattataaaaaataacaagttTAAAATCGTACCATTTGTTTGTTCTAATTACATTCCAATATTCactgtttaaaataaataaatagaaaaatacttaGTTAGTGGCAATCTTTATATATTGAGTAAAATTTCATTTCAGTCTCTAATAATTTTTACAAGTGACAATTTATTGCgttctaacaaaattaaaatactattttGATTCCATCTATTTATAATTATTCCGTTAGACATTTTAGCTTCTCCAATAAAATTCTAACtgtattattaactaattatataGTTAGAATTTTACCGTTATCATTTGATAGAAAATTTAACAAAAGAGTTAAAATATCTAACGAAATAAATGCATGAGAATTAAAacgatattttaattttattaaaatgcaGATCATATcacttataaaaattattaggGGTCGAAACGAAATTTCACTCTTATATATTTTTCCCAACACTACAAATATGCTACAAattcattgaatttaaatataagatttaaacgaagaaaaaaaaaatccagctATGCAACAGTTGTGAAAACCGTCACTATCACTCACACTTGTCAACAATCACGGCTTAATTTGTCTCCATATTCATATTCATACATAGAAACAAATAATTAAAGTTGTCATCTGATtccatatagttttttttttcttcctttttatatatatgttatttgagTAGAATGCAAGCCATATACTCATACTCATATGCTGAATACAATAATGGTTGCATCTATTGAATATTGAAACCAATTTTACAGTGTCTATATTTTATTAAaactataattaaatatttagtataaagttaaaataaataaaacataagagaTAAAACTAAAACAAAGTATACAAACGTTTTGAGGGTTATTTTAATTAATCCTTAACCCAATAATAttctaaaaattgaaattaagcatataaattaataataaaaaaattttctaaagtGATAATATTAGTAAAGTAATAAAGTGACGGTTCAATCAcctttaaattagattttttttgtaaataaaataaaataattaattattttttcaaaaaagatttTTCAGCTTTATTTTCAAGGATgcgattttttttttggaaataacAGCAAGTTTGCCGCACCCCTGTTTATAACTTTATATAGAGTTTGCCGAGGAGTGTGGCGAACTTGCTGTTATTCCAAAAAAAAATCGTATACTTGAAAATAAAGTTGAGAAATCTTTTCTGGAgaaatagttaattattttattttatttatgaaaaaaattctcTTTAAATTTGTAACATTTATTATTTGTAAATTTCACTATCATAATCTAAGGGTAATTAATGgtctactttttttttctaaagtgaTCATATAACTTTAGAAGAGCCAGATTCAATTAATAAATActtcattaattattttcttttattaagttattttactaattttagtaattgagaaaaataaaaaaactaactcaatttattataacaaaaaaatgttAATTATTAATGAAGAAATTACACCTGCTTTTGAACTTTTTTTTCCCAAACAAATTGGACTTAGTATAAATTAGAAACTTAGAAGTATAGCATCCATCTAGCATCAACTTAGAAAGC contains:
- the LOC112702049 gene encoding uncharacterized protein: MANNEDKDQFHFDPFYYNNHELNQSNFPLFRMITNTSSSSHHHQEGFIDNNTTSFTDCLLHGNSMDYNTLSRAFDLSCSSPEVISSSIDENKNQLPSSSVVGGDSTTLNSSVSSSSNEADASLTEEDSSSKSTKKHEKQPKGCQQEEEEDAKSKKENNKNKPKKKEKKPREPRFAFMTKSEIDHLEDGYRWRKYGQKAVKNSPYPRSYYRCTTQKCNVKKRVERSYQDPSIVITTYEGQHNHHCPATLRGSAATVFASSPSLFASTSLIRPTSFPQDFLSQLLPTYTTNNSNTHQPLINNNNHHQNPIFQLNLGHNPHYPPPPPPSQEHQEQHHLQFPHDYGLLQDLLPSFPGKQEP